The Paenibacillus uliginis N3/975 genome has a window encoding:
- a CDS encoding double zinc ribbon domain-containing protein: MAVKICPGCGEGNKETAHVCVVCSSSLRDVVPQGTLNSDKKYSGSLSKSSVCSHCHESLEEGALKCKYCGTLVSRAPSSNTYQYDEDLTPTPDNVAMTLIVISTIVIPIVGLIVGGVVSFSDDRDKQDTGKMLLIVGLVMIVVQLFLFWWIFA, from the coding sequence ATGGCTGTGAAGATCTGCCCCGGATGTGGAGAAGGTAATAAAGAAACCGCTCATGTGTGTGTTGTATGCAGCAGTTCGTTAAGAGACGTTGTCCCCCAGGGCACATTAAATTCAGATAAAAAATATAGTGGGTCTTTATCAAAATCATCGGTTTGCAGTCATTGTCATGAATCATTAGAGGAAGGTGCTTTGAAGTGCAAGTACTGTGGGACGTTGGTATCCCGAGCTCCATCCTCGAACACATATCAATACGATGAGGATTTGACACCAACTCCCGACAATGTTGCGATGACACTGATTGTAATCTCCACCATTGTGATTCCGATCGTTGGACTTATTGTAGGGGGCGTTGTTTCTTTCAGTGATGATCGTGACAAGCAGGATACCGGCAAAATGCTGTTGATTGTTGGATTAGTGATGATTGTAGTCCAATTATTTTTGTTCTGGTGGATATTCGCATGA
- the pgsA gene encoding CDP-diacylglycerol--glycerol-3-phosphate 3-phosphatidyltransferase codes for MNLANKITISRILLIPFFMLFFIQYPSWLTDRLSFFQFVNQNGVYFAAVLFVVASATDKLDGYIARKYNQITNLGKLLDPLADKLLISVALVMMVQQELISTWVAVVIIGREFVITGLRMVAAAQKIALSADQYGKFKMVLQVIGITAVLLDNVPFSFFTTIPIDYVIMMLAVVMTIYSGFNYIVRNYKELKLIGDQ; via the coding sequence ATGAACTTAGCCAACAAGATCACAATATCCAGAATTTTGCTCATACCGTTTTTCATGTTATTTTTTATTCAGTATCCAAGCTGGTTGACAGACCGTCTATCTTTCTTCCAGTTTGTCAATCAAAATGGCGTGTATTTCGCTGCTGTGTTGTTTGTTGTGGCCTCTGCTACAGATAAATTGGATGGGTATATAGCCAGAAAATACAATCAAATTACGAACCTTGGCAAGCTGCTCGATCCTTTAGCTGATAAACTTTTGATCTCTGTGGCACTTGTCATGATGGTCCAGCAAGAGTTGATTTCAACTTGGGTTGCTGTCGTTATTATCGGCCGGGAATTTGTTATCACAGGACTAAGGATGGTGGCGGCTGCCCAGAAAATCGCTCTTTCCGCTGACCAGTATGGTAAATTTAAAATGGTTCTTCAGGTCATCGGTATAACTGCCGTATTGTTGGATAACGTTCCATTTAGCTTCTTCACGACCATTCCAATCGATTATGTGATTATGATGCTGGCAGTCGTGATGACGATCTATTCAGGCTTCAACTATATTGTAAGAAACTATAAAGAGCTTAAATTGATAGGTGATCAATAA
- a CDS encoding NUDIX hydrolase, which yields MYRTPKHIVSAATVVLNDNNQILLLKGPRRGWELPGGQVEEGESLSDGAIREAKEETGIDIEIVRFCGIYQNVKESICNTLFVGRPIGGQLTTSSESLEVGYYEIDEALQMVTWKNFRERIEYCLNHKDPFYIEFNK from the coding sequence ATGTATCGAACGCCCAAACATATCGTTTCTGCTGCGACAGTCGTATTGAACGATAACAATCAAATTTTGCTGCTGAAAGGCCCTCGAAGAGGTTGGGAATTGCCTGGGGGGCAGGTTGAGGAAGGGGAGTCCTTATCAGATGGGGCAATCAGGGAAGCAAAAGAAGAAACAGGAATCGATATCGAAATCGTTAGGTTTTGCGGCATATACCAGAACGTAAAGGAATCGATATGCAATACGTTGTTTGTAGGCAGGCCCATCGGCGGACAATTGACAACTTCGAGTGAAAGCCTGGAGGTCGGTTATTATGAAATCGATGAAGCGCTGCAAATGGTGACATGGAAAAATTTTAGGGAGCGGATCGAGTATTGTCTGAATCATAAAGATCCTTTTTATATTGAGTTTAATAAATAG
- a CDS encoding TIGR01777 family oxidoreductase: MRKKIVLAGGTGFIGKFLEDKYRALGYDVHIISRQEQHISWNNHKEIVEAIDHSDMLINLAGKSVDCRYNEKNKKEILRSRTETTRILGKALKKCGNPPKLWINSSTATIYRHAEDRPMTEESGEIGTGFSVDVAKEWEKALFSFQLPQTRQVALRIAIVLGPGGGVMTPFKNLVRFGLGGVQGPGNQMFSWIHIEDIFGIIQFLQERKELNGVFNCSSPHPVTNRELMAQLRETMNVKIGLPSPKWLLEMGAIMIKTETELIMKSRWVIPERLERAGYTFKHKDIGQALAHILK, translated from the coding sequence ATGCGAAAAAAAATAGTTCTTGCAGGCGGAACAGGGTTTATCGGTAAGTTTCTCGAAGACAAGTACCGTGCACTTGGTTATGATGTCCATATCATTTCTAGGCAGGAACAGCATATTTCCTGGAATAATCATAAAGAGATTGTAGAAGCCATTGATCACTCCGATATGTTAATCAATCTTGCAGGTAAGTCAGTGGACTGTCGGTACAATGAAAAGAACAAGAAAGAAATACTGAGATCCAGAACGGAAACAACACGAATACTAGGAAAAGCGTTAAAAAAGTGTGGGAACCCTCCTAAACTTTGGATTAACTCAAGTACAGCTACGATATACAGGCATGCCGAGGATCGCCCCATGACCGAAGAGAGTGGGGAAATTGGAACGGGATTTTCGGTGGATGTGGCTAAGGAATGGGAGAAGGCACTTTTCTCTTTTCAGCTGCCACAGACAAGACAGGTTGCGCTGCGAATCGCTATCGTGCTTGGGCCAGGCGGCGGTGTGATGACCCCTTTCAAAAATCTCGTTCGATTTGGACTCGGTGGAGTGCAAGGCCCTGGAAACCAAATGTTCAGCTGGATCCATATTGAAGATATATTTGGCATAATACAGTTCCTGCAGGAACGGAAAGAACTGAACGGCGTGTTTAACTGCTCATCCCCACATCCGGTTACGAACCGTGAGCTGATGGCTCAGCTGAGGGAAACGATGAATGTGAAAATTGGATTGCCTTCTCCTAAATGGCTGCTTGAAATGGGGGCGATCATGATTAAAACGGAAACCGAGCTCATTATGAAAAGCCGCTGGGTTATTCCTGAGCGGTTAGAGAGAGCCGGATACACTTTTAAACACAAGGATATCGGTCAAGCTCTTGCTCATATTCTAAAATAG
- a CDS encoding SWIM zinc finger family protein, translating into MVEITETWIDSLAPNSAAIKNGQGLVKKGRFLQLNHSEDKVVLFGTCAGSGSSHYQPSADFAIPEKPVMRCTCPSRQFPCKHVLGLLYAYADGAAFTPGVVPEDLAAKREKAEKREERKIKEAAEGVAPKPKKVNKSALKKKITTQLEGLDVLEKLIHSLIRNGLGTMDKKELKLIKDHVKQMGNYYLSGAQNELRRLSLLLSDSEDQETAYTYAAEQLAVMNAFIKKGRLYLTAKLEDPEMALDHESTIEEWLGHAWQLTELQSFGLVSEQVELIQLSFLSYADDARQEYVDIGYWIQKDSGEIHRTIQYRPYKAAKRMREDDSFFEVAAIPMLYRYPGDMNRRVRFEEMISKPVTTQDLEWIKAFSANSYAEAVKKVKNQLKNPLSDKNPVMLLQVSRVCQNTDGQYAITDGSGQSIGLGDVYLEPTVPLLRYLPEEKLSGVSMLVMFEHCLVTGRLLAQPLTIITETELIRLLY; encoded by the coding sequence TTGGTTGAAATTACAGAGACATGGATTGATTCGCTTGCACCGAATAGTGCAGCCATTAAGAATGGGCAGGGCCTTGTTAAAAAGGGGCGGTTCTTGCAGCTGAATCACTCAGAGGATAAAGTCGTACTGTTCGGTACATGTGCGGGCAGCGGTAGCTCTCATTACCAACCGTCCGCTGATTTTGCGATACCTGAGAAACCGGTCATGCGCTGTACATGTCCTAGCAGACAGTTTCCCTGCAAGCATGTGCTTGGGCTGCTATATGCTTATGCAGATGGTGCAGCGTTTACGCCTGGTGTGGTGCCGGAAGATCTGGCGGCGAAGCGGGAGAAGGCTGAGAAACGGGAAGAGCGGAAGATCAAGGAAGCTGCAGAAGGGGTAGCACCCAAGCCCAAGAAGGTTAATAAATCCGCACTTAAAAAGAAAATCACCACTCAATTGGAGGGCTTAGACGTACTGGAGAAGCTGATCCACTCGCTTATCCGGAACGGGCTTGGCACCATGGATAAAAAAGAATTGAAGCTGATTAAAGATCATGTAAAGCAAATGGGCAACTATTACTTGTCAGGTGCTCAGAATGAGCTGCGCCGTTTGTCGCTGCTGTTGTCGGATTCAGAGGATCAAGAGACGGCCTATACATATGCTGCCGAGCAGCTTGCGGTCATGAACGCTTTTATTAAAAAGGGGCGACTCTATTTAACCGCGAAGCTGGAAGATCCGGAGATGGCGCTTGATCATGAATCGACGATCGAAGAGTGGCTAGGGCACGCGTGGCAGCTGACTGAGCTGCAAAGCTTCGGATTGGTTAGTGAGCAGGTGGAACTGATCCAGCTTTCTTTTCTCAGTTATGCGGATGATGCGCGTCAAGAGTATGTGGACATTGGATACTGGATTCAGAAGGACAGCGGAGAAATCCACCGTACGATTCAGTACCGTCCTTATAAAGCTGCAAAGCGGATGCGTGAGGATGACAGCTTCTTCGAAGTAGCTGCAATCCCTATGTTATACCGATACCCGGGTGATATGAACCGACGGGTGCGCTTTGAAGAGATGATCTCAAAGCCAGTGACAACACAGGATTTGGAGTGGATTAAAGCCTTTTCAGCCAATTCATATGCAGAGGCTGTTAAAAAGGTGAAGAATCAACTGAAAAATCCACTAAGTGATAAAAATCCGGTTATGCTGCTACAAGTTTCCCGGGTCTGCCAAAACACAGATGGGCAGTATGCCATTACTGATGGATCCGGTCAGTCGATTGGATTGGGAGATGTGTACTTAGAGCCTACGGTACCTTTGCTGCGATATCTTCCGGAGGAGAAATTGAGCGGGGTCTCCATGCTTGTTATGTTTGAGCATTGCCTTGTTACAGGCCGCCTGTTGGCACAACCGCTAACCATAATCACGGAGACGGAACTGATCCGGCTGCTGTACTAG
- a CDS encoding VOC family protein, with the protein MKKDFLFTRVGYVYVPTSNIDASIEWYTKHLEFQLIDKFQDRGSFLAVLHHPGQYSIALLLIETEDQERLQISRNGQPFPIMAMNCLDIEQTHEFLKSNGVDVQPLQSLGAGEAKYFYFRDNEGNLLEAAWSIYDLKEEMKENFVKDSAEN; encoded by the coding sequence ATGAAAAAAGATTTTTTATTCACTAGAGTTGGTTATGTGTATGTTCCTACATCCAATATTGATGCTTCCATTGAATGGTATACAAAACATCTTGAATTTCAGCTAATCGATAAATTTCAGGATCGGGGCTCATTTCTTGCGGTACTGCATCATCCCGGCCAATATTCGATTGCTTTATTGTTGATTGAAACCGAGGATCAGGAGAGATTGCAAATATCCAGAAACGGTCAACCTTTTCCGATTATGGCTATGAATTGCCTAGATATTGAACAAACACATGAATTCTTGAAGAGTAATGGGGTTGATGTGCAGCCATTGCAATCCTTGGGCGCCGGAGAAGCCAAGTATTTTTATTTTAGAGACAATGAAGGGAATCTGCTGGAAGCAGCGTGGTCTATTTATGATCTAAAAGAAGAGATGAAAGAAAATTTTGTGAAGGATTCAGCGGAAAATTAA
- the clpP gene encoding ATP-dependent Clp endopeptidase proteolytic subunit ClpP, which translates to MSSYIPYVVEQSSRGERSYDIYSRLLKDRIIFVGSEINDAVANSVIAQLLLLAAEDPEKDIHMYINSPGGSVSAGFGIFDTMQHIKPQVQTICTGLAASWGSMLLLAGAKGKRFALPNSEIMIHQPHGGAQGQATDIAISAKRILKIREKIVQITAERTGQSIEKIERDMDRDYFMSADEAVEYGIIDKVITSI; encoded by the coding sequence ATGTCCAGTTATATCCCTTATGTTGTCGAGCAAAGTAGCCGAGGCGAAAGATCATATGACATCTATTCAAGACTTCTTAAAGACCGGATTATATTTGTAGGCTCTGAAATAAATGATGCAGTGGCTAACAGCGTAATTGCGCAGCTTCTGTTGCTTGCTGCTGAAGATCCGGAAAAAGACATACACATGTATATCAACAGTCCTGGGGGCTCGGTTAGCGCCGGTTTCGGTATTTTTGATACGATGCAGCACATTAAGCCGCAGGTTCAGACCATATGCACAGGCTTAGCTGCTTCATGGGGATCTATGCTGCTGCTTGCCGGTGCTAAAGGTAAACGCTTCGCTCTTCCTAACAGTGAAATTATGATACATCAACCGCATGGAGGCGCTCAAGGTCAAGCAACTGATATCGCTATCAGTGCGAAACGGATTCTTAAAATCCGTGAAAAAATTGTCCAAATCACAGCTGAGCGGACAGGTCAATCCATTGAAAAAATAGAACGGGACATGGACCGGGATTACTTCATGTCTGCCGATGAAGCCGTAGAGTACGGGATTATTGACAAGGTCATAACGTCGATTTAA
- a CDS encoding STM3941 family protein, whose translation MDNNEDIVIYPKLGKLFMLAAVFVILGAALIYFGMTEENSSIVMVIIGVICAVFFGLCLFYFASRIVNKEPSLIINDEGITDQSSYIQAGVIKWEDIKNIELYSMMNQRMIGIKLYHPEKFMLQQTGFKKLLMRANQGLVDTPINIAESGLPMSIDKLYLIVLKKWKLSQKEREAQ comes from the coding sequence TTGGACAACAACGAAGATATCGTAATTTACCCTAAGCTGGGAAAATTGTTTATGCTTGCAGCAGTCTTTGTCATTCTAGGAGCGGCATTAATTTATTTTGGGATGACTGAGGAAAACAGTTCTATCGTAATGGTTATTATCGGTGTGATATGTGCGGTGTTTTTTGGATTGTGTTTGTTTTATTTCGCATCCAGAATCGTAAACAAAGAGCCTTCCTTGATCATTAACGATGAAGGAATAACGGATCAGTCCTCATACATTCAAGCAGGTGTAATCAAATGGGAAGACATCAAAAACATTGAACTTTACAGCATGATGAACCAGAGGATGATCGGAATCAAGTTGTATCATCCGGAAAAGTTTATGTTACAACAAACCGGCTTTAAGAAGCTGTTGATGCGTGCGAATCAAGGATTGGTAGATACTCCAATCAATATCGCCGAATCGGGTCTGCCAATGAGCATAGATAAATTGTATTTGATCGTTCTAAAGAAATGGAAATTGTCTCAAAAAGAAAGAGAAGCTCAATAA
- a CDS encoding class I SAM-dependent methyltransferase, protein MDHILKYYNQFDEWGRLDREPIEFLVNLHYITKYLPPHGHILDNGAGPGKYAMELAKRGYDMSLTDLTPRLVEVAYEKAKDFELLNQFKAFKAADARNLDLFEDEQFDASLMLGPLYHLQEKQDRNQAVKELYRVTKSGGVVFAAFMTRTRHLTTSLLYPQHWKPNDNIHDISTFMETGIFNHSDEGRFTGAYYFKIDEIQPFMESHGFESIQLIASSSIAGSFQSEQFDYWRTRGDDEFREVMEVIYKEAGNPYILGMSSHLLYIGRRK, encoded by the coding sequence ATGGATCATATTCTGAAATATTATAATCAATTCGATGAATGGGGCCGTCTGGATCGGGAGCCTATAGAATTTCTTGTAAATCTGCACTATATCACGAAGTATCTGCCGCCCCATGGTCATATATTGGATAACGGAGCCGGGCCGGGGAAATATGCTATGGAACTGGCGAAGCGAGGATATGATATGTCATTAACAGATCTGACACCCCGTTTGGTGGAGGTTGCTTATGAGAAAGCCAAGGATTTTGAATTGCTTAATCAATTCAAAGCTTTTAAAGCGGCCGATGCCAGAAATCTTGACCTGTTTGAAGATGAGCAATTCGATGCTTCTTTAATGTTAGGGCCGTTGTATCATCTGCAAGAGAAACAGGACCGGAATCAAGCAGTGAAGGAACTTTATCGGGTGACGAAGAGTGGCGGTGTTGTGTTTGCGGCGTTTATGACCAGAACGAGACACTTAACGACTTCACTCTTATATCCTCAACACTGGAAGCCCAATGATAATATCCATGATATTTCCACATTTATGGAAACGGGCATTTTTAATCATAGCGATGAAGGAAGATTTACGGGAGCCTACTATTTTAAAATTGATGAAATCCAGCCGTTTATGGAATCACATGGTTTTGAAAGTATTCAGTTGATTGCCTCTTCAAGCATTGCTGGCTCATTTCAGTCCGAGCAGTTCGATTATTGGCGTACTCGTGGGGACGATGAGTTCAGAGAGGTTATGGAGGTTATATATAAGGAAGCGGGGAATCCGTATATTTTAGGGATGTCTTCACATTTACTTTATATTGGACGGAGGAAGTAG
- a CDS encoding TetR/AcrR family transcriptional regulator has product MSRVKLDLQIILQAASEIADTEGLDEVTLASLSKKLGIRSPSLYNHVDGLPGLRHQLAMHGMKRLNDVMTHAAVGRAQDDAVHAIAKAYITFAREHPGLYDALVRTPNWQHEETQKIAVQPVELLVRVLGAYGLEGDAAIHTVRGLHSLLHGFASLEQTGNFNIPIDPDYSLQLLIDFFLKGIRSYGESK; this is encoded by the coding sequence ATGTCAAGAGTAAAGCTGGATTTGCAGATCATATTACAAGCAGCCTCAGAAATTGCGGATACTGAAGGCTTGGATGAGGTAACATTGGCCTCCCTCTCCAAGAAGCTGGGAATTCGTTCGCCTTCATTGTACAATCACGTGGATGGACTGCCTGGACTTCGTCATCAGCTCGCGATGCATGGAATGAAACGGTTGAATGATGTGATGACACATGCAGCGGTAGGACGTGCGCAAGATGATGCCGTACATGCCATTGCTAAAGCTTACATAACGTTTGCTCGGGAGCATCCAGGATTGTATGACGCTCTTGTTCGTACACCGAATTGGCAGCATGAAGAAACCCAAAAAATTGCAGTTCAGCCTGTAGAACTTCTCGTTCGTGTACTTGGCGCATACGGATTAGAGGGAGATGCAGCCATCCATACTGTTCGCGGATTGCATAGTCTCCTACACGGTTTTGCATCGCTGGAGCAGACAGGAAACTTCAATATCCCGATTGATCCAGATTATAGTTTACAGCTATTGATTGACTTTTTCCTTAAGGGTATTCGTTCATATGGTGAGTCGAAATAA
- a CDS encoding DinB family protein, with product MKQYVLQQFDYHVWANKKVCAYLQELSEEIYRQKMMSVFPTIYDVMVHIYVVDSNWLTFFTAGDVMEMSEEYIEQVKAETDRLVAETEGKRIEQLGVMMETLGERFRAFIEQHEDIESMYSSGGFKARYVDFIQHIVNHGSYHRGNITAMLRQLGHPGTPTDYGFYLYTLDQ from the coding sequence TTGAAACAATATGTTTTGCAGCAGTTTGATTATCATGTTTGGGCTAACAAGAAAGTGTGTGCCTATTTGCAGGAATTATCCGAGGAAATATACCGCCAGAAAATGATGAGCGTATTCCCTACGATCTATGATGTCATGGTGCACATTTATGTGGTTGACAGCAACTGGTTAACCTTTTTTACTGCTGGTGACGTTATGGAGATGTCAGAAGAATATATTGAGCAAGTAAAGGCTGAGACGGATCGATTGGTTGCTGAAACGGAAGGGAAGCGTATTGAACAATTAGGAGTCATGATGGAAACACTGGGTGAACGTTTCAGGGCATTTATTGAGCAGCACGAGGACATAGAGTCTATGTATTCATCAGGTGGGTTCAAGGCCCGGTATGTTGATTTTATTCAGCATATTGTGAACCATGGGTCGTATCACAGAGGAAATATTACTGCGATGCTGAGACAGCTTGGTCATCCGGGGACACCAACGGATTATGGCTTCTATTTATATACGCTAGATCAATGA
- a CDS encoding RNA polymerase sigma factor: MTNPLNTLHQPEDNNLEQLNALLNRYCLSLTQSVWDSEDLVQDTWLKSLEKIKDQQHNNPQALLMRTAKNAWIDQIRRRKVFERILDKEVEQAEKNGDAVMDNSTLNMEMAFHFLMKHLSPLQRTVLLMRSVLGFSVAETAEKLQTTEGAVKAAYHRARKELQAIEHNVEDGIVVPQEEEARIRLSAIATAYVNGEVDEVLRLVQGDQEVLNVVGSYSTSVQSQFEYPSFNYSFNQVEVRMVA, encoded by the coding sequence ATGACCAATCCATTAAATACATTGCATCAGCCGGAAGACAATAATCTGGAACAGTTGAACGCTCTTCTCAACAGGTACTGTCTCTCCCTTACTCAATCCGTGTGGGATTCCGAAGATCTCGTACAGGATACCTGGTTAAAATCCCTGGAAAAGATAAAGGATCAGCAGCATAACAACCCCCAGGCTTTGCTCATGCGAACAGCCAAGAATGCGTGGATTGATCAAATACGTCGAAGAAAAGTATTCGAACGGATACTGGATAAGGAAGTGGAGCAGGCTGAGAAAAATGGAGATGCTGTAATGGACAACAGTACCCTCAACATGGAAATGGCATTTCATTTTCTGATGAAACATTTATCTCCTCTTCAAAGAACGGTACTACTAATGCGAAGCGTATTGGGTTTTTCCGTGGCAGAGACAGCCGAAAAGCTTCAGACGACAGAAGGGGCCGTTAAGGCAGCATATCACCGCGCACGAAAAGAACTTCAAGCTATAGAGCATAATGTTGAAGATGGAATAGTCGTGCCTCAGGAAGAAGAAGCCAGGATTAGGCTAAGTGCAATCGCTACGGCATATGTAAATGGAGAAGTAGACGAGGTGTTAAGGCTTGTTCAGGGAGATCAAGAAGTTCTTAATGTAGTTGGTTCTTACTCGACTTCGGTTCAATCGCAGTTTGAATATCCATCCTTTAACTATTCGTTCAATCAGGTTGAAGTAAGAATGGTGGCATAG
- a CDS encoding phosphotransferase — translation MNDTYLVTTTSDEKFIFRVYRGDWRKEYSEIAFELELLRHLNQNRISVSLPIADIHGEFIQTIDAPEGRRFSVLFTFAEGSERGIDNEEISSAFGKAVANIHLKGDSFKSDYARPHLNLDYLINQSLDIIEAGMGHRKDDFEFIKEVGKALEQALLDIPLNQLDWGICHGDLHGNTNVSFTEDLVMTHYDFDLCGYGWRAYDIAEFRLAREVRLSHDPEQLERLWSAFIEGYHSIRALSESDLRAVPIFVGIRQLWLMGLCLSDPHITGSIDYGDEFIDEKLDYFKQLKEHLYGSYSEIL, via the coding sequence ATGAATGACACCTACTTGGTAACCACCACATCCGATGAAAAATTCATCTTTAGAGTTTATCGTGGAGATTGGAGAAAAGAGTATTCGGAAATCGCTTTTGAATTGGAGCTATTACGTCATCTTAATCAGAATAGGATTTCAGTCTCTTTACCTATAGCGGACATTCATGGGGAGTTTATTCAAACCATTGACGCTCCGGAAGGTCGACGATTTAGTGTATTGTTCACCTTTGCAGAAGGAAGCGAAAGAGGAATAGATAATGAAGAAATCAGCAGTGCTTTTGGAAAAGCCGTTGCAAATATTCATTTAAAAGGTGACAGCTTTAAAAGTGATTATGCCAGACCGCATCTTAATTTGGATTATTTAATCAATCAATCACTTGATATTATTGAAGCTGGCATGGGGCATCGAAAAGATGATTTTGAATTCATCAAAGAGGTTGGTAAAGCACTGGAGCAAGCCTTGCTGGACATCCCATTAAATCAATTAGATTGGGGGATATGCCATGGAGATCTGCACGGAAATACCAACGTCAGCTTCACCGAAGATTTAGTCATGACTCACTATGATTTTGATCTGTGCGGATATGGTTGGCGTGCATATGATATTGCAGAATTCCGTCTAGCAAGAGAGGTTCGATTGAGTCATGATCCCGAACAATTAGAGCGGTTATGGAGTGCTTTTATTGAAGGTTACCATTCGATTAGAGCTTTATCGGAAAGTGACCTTCGGGCTGTGCCTATCTTTGTTGGTATCAGACAGCTATGGTTGATGGGACTATGTCTTAGTGATCCGCATATTACCGGAAGTATAGATTACGGTGATGAGTTCATTGATGAGAAGCTGGATTATTTTAAACAATTGAAGGAGCATTTATATGGATCATATTCTGAAATATTATAA
- a CDS encoding GyrI-like domain-containing protein: protein MSVEIVNRGRTRIVGLTGDVLLKDTKEQLIIPKLQQSFNERLNEIEGAVGLPVTYGVFIDPPNYNPHTDLFTWIAGVEVEEGFEPQEDMISYEIPGGTYAVLPYSGNIDNAGLAYDQLYTWISASEYEQAGTYGFEMYMKIHSAHERNDTEMRLHFPIIKK from the coding sequence ATGAGTGTTGAAATCGTAAACCGTGGTAGGACCCGTATTGTTGGACTCACCGGTGACGTTCTTTTGAAAGATACCAAGGAACAACTAATTATACCAAAATTACAGCAATCGTTTAATGAAAGATTGAATGAGATCGAAGGTGCGGTGGGCCTTCCAGTAACCTATGGTGTATTCATTGATCCCCCTAACTACAATCCGCATACCGATTTATTCACTTGGATAGCAGGAGTGGAAGTTGAAGAAGGATTTGAGCCTCAGGAGGACATGATCAGTTATGAAATTCCTGGTGGCACATACGCTGTCTTGCCATACTCCGGAAATATTGATAACGCGGGCTTGGCATATGATCAATTATATACTTGGATCAGCGCGTCAGAATATGAACAGGCTGGGACCTATGGTTTTGAGATGTATATGAAAATTCACTCCGCTCATGAACGTAATGACACCGAAATGAGACTGCATTTTCCAATTATTAAGAAATAA